The Equus przewalskii isolate Varuska chromosome 8, EquPr2, whole genome shotgun sequence genome has a window encoding:
- the WDR97 gene encoding WD repeat-containing protein 97 isoform X2 translates to MDVFGASNRYAGEGDNPILDQDLDDPDGYEEPDPGLLEEKNESFSEALPRLFINPLRWQNLTLRARARQLWLLLRIGLHDVVEKEKRAELSVARLTHGLEPLRRLEVAAGLCSVAQDPVGRRFVALDRAGWLHLHREDGWAREKLLAPVALTGLVAVLGPLGTVGRFVGWGPAGLAILRPDLSLLWLSQPGGLHRAPGREPICCLPVPDLGLLLVAEAGDSLALWKFRSGGRRLVQHRSPLQLPPSPMGALTRLALGPLPPDDVLCCFAACGSAVLTFNLHTWALIDVQRDLHKTTISDLAYCAAAEVMVTASWDSTVKVWESDWQIRMVFVGHTGPVTAIAVLPNTFLVLSASQDRTLRTWDLQAAAQVGEVALCCWVQDMRFRRVNRLLAPAGPGWPVLSLRESSLELWRLRELYSPLAQLSAPVLHLQMAPPLPAPPHPPLPARLVCACADGAVYLVSVATGRTVSALLLEPNDCAAAVAYCLPREQLWLLTRAGHLVCANAARCPMRVLHRVCPPPPPARRPCCLHLYSHLIDPSSAFAIWEIVRQRGGELCRSDMAWAWKDKNRYLPVVGYTDGTLSVLEWRSSNPVFHTEAHNPSPVTAIASTWNSVVSSGGDLTVKVWRVFPYAEESLSLLRSFSCCHPAVVLCALGQRITVGFEDPDSATYGLVQFGLGNSPRYDHRPQDDPMDHITGLCCCPTLKLYACSSLDCTIRIWTAENRLLRLLQLNGAPQALTFCSNSGDLVLALGSRLCLVSHMLYLPTSYLVKKLCRKAPDVVDDPPLPLTGQESLTSAQLQQLANLHRAASVSTALSFIHHQTAAPQQPVLEEDFEALVSRDRDLRQLRLGLVVPVARPLPSWQQRQEAFDNYLRLIYGPVLLGIHSERESQECSIVTLAMERETCDVCTLPRVVPSLGQAGVCTDTPTALPPQGLGALGRGFARPPRITLPIPPILRRVHSMASQLLARSSLSCELGLSLDRQLQSEQFHPEKPMALDPSSSHLQNRIPLLQKRRPRELLSNLGGFFPATIQSYKYLPRPIRFPGCVPNSAVLQRMWLPWEVGRLGALAQLTSRHRRPKPRPSLDSLWQPWVIRRRHAKEHQKQIQWLEEEEEEEEEQQDLDLDWASDSLSPHGELSESEEPEAQSSEDLTPKPTSSQDTAAGTETYYGHSFWEERYGHLPSFLHFFVSQNWFKKLFPIFTLEAYPEVGTVEGLASLLTDLLKEASWADRVYILQALLRLLPDMSKDLCSRLQGILLRLLNLDQPPSFEDRTQKHFVMLALQVLMACSMESREAVLELMSFFLYSPASCQPELKKLLDALGLQDPQGFLFKDMMTWVHSQDLDSKATLRKCCCQKLEEMIQQLQMEILQLSEMPSKISETSALPSPPKEGLSQISMVSGMPIHISVTPSVQSRMSSLVVSPGEPNLATPEGQAQQMLSQLRVCPTRRRISEILPHFSLPGVHLHSLALATLPNEPLPLEQTRWSQVHMLDLETIDALNFFCKQQARQQSSLPETKSLRPSAQLSLYPQVPNTVVPQPRDQRHYPFFRLQEGKVQGSPMRLKGQMVSRLWAGRTLDGPIRMLKLPLPRVELQPFPPGWPRPARPLPPLLLQPTLQRYFLPDNTDPGSYS, encoded by the exons ATGGATGTGTTCGGTGCAAGCAACCGCTATGCAGGAGAAGGCGACAACCCGATTCTGGACCAGGACCTGGATGATCCTGACGGCTATGAAGAACCGGACCCGGGGCtgcttgaggaaaaaaatg AGTCGTTCTCAGAGGCGCTTCCGCGGCTTTTTATCAACCCCTTGCGGTGGCAAAACCTGACCCTGCGAGCCCGTGCCCGCCAGTTGTGGCTGCTCCTACGTATAGGCCTCCATGACGTCGTGGAAAAG GAAAAGAGAGCCGAGCTGAGTGTGGCGCGCTTGACGCACGGGCTGGAGCCGCTGCGCCGCCTGGAGGTGGCAGCTGGGCTGTGCTCAGTGGCTCAGGACCCGGTGGGCAGACGCTTCGTGGCACTGGATCGCGCAGGCTGGCTGCACCTGCATAGAGAGGACGGCTGGGCCCGCGAGAAGCTACTGGCCCCCGTCGCGCTCACAGGGCTGGTGGCAGTGCTGGGCCCACTGGGCACCGTGGGCCGCTTTGTGGGCTGGGGCCCCGCGGGGCTGGCCATACTCAGGCCGGACCTCAGCTTGCTGTGGCTGAGCCAGCCAGGAGGGTTGCACAGGGCACCAGGCCGCGAACCCATCTGCTGTCTGCCGGTGCCGGACCTGGGCCTGCTGCTAGTGGCGGAGGCAGGCGACAGCCTGGCGCTCTGGAAGTTTCGTTCAGGAGGTCGCCGCCTGGTGCAGCACAGGTCACCTCTGCAGCTACCGCCAAGCCCCATGGGTGCCCTTACGCGTCTAGCTCTGGGGCCCCTGCCTCCCGACGACGTCTTGTGCTGCTTTGCGGCCTGCGGCTCCGCCGTGCTCACCTTCAATCTGCATACCTGGGCTCTCATAGATGTGCAACGGGATCTGCACAAAAC caCCATCTCCGACCTGGCGTACTGTGCAGCGGCAGAGGTTATGGTGACGGCTTCCTGGGACAGCACTGTGAAGGTGTGGGAGTCTGACTGGCAGATCCGGATGGTGTTTGTGGGCCACACAG GCCCGGTGACAGCTATAGCCGTGCTCCCGAACACGTTCCTGGTGCTGTCGGCCTCGCAGGACCGGACGCTGCGCACGTGGGACCTGCAGGCTGCGGCACAGGTGGGCGAGGTAGCGCTGTGTTGCTGGGTCCAGGACATGCGGTTCCGGCGCGTGAACCGCCTGCTGGCGCCCGCCGGCCCCGGCTGGCCGGTGCTCTCCTTGCGCGAGAGCAGCTTGGAGCTGTGGCGCCTGCGCGAACTCTACTCACCCTTGGCGCAGCTGTCTGCGCCGGTGCTCCACCTGCAGATGGCGCCGCCGCTACCGGCGCCTCCGCACCCACCGCTGCCCGCGCGCCTCGTGTGCGCGTGCGCCGACGGCGCGGTCTACCTGGTGTCAGTCGCGACCGGGCGCACCGTGAGCGCTCTGCTGCTCGAGCCCAACGACTGCGCGGCCGCCGTGGCCTACTGCTTGCCGCGGGAACAGCTGTGGCTGCTGACCCGCGCCGGACACTTGGTGTGCGCCAACGCGGCGCGCTGCCCCATGCGCGTGCTGCACCGCGTGTGCCCTCCACCGCCCCCGGCGCGCAGGCCCTGCTGCCTGCACCTCTACAGCCACCTCATAGACCCCAGTAGTGCATTTGCCATATGGGAGATCGTGCGCCAGCGCGGGGGCGAGCTGTGCCGAAGCGACATGGCCTGGGCCTGGAAGGACAAGAACCG GTACCTGCCCGTGGTGGGGTACACGGATGGCACGCTGTCGGTGCTCGAGTGGCGCTCGTCAAACCCTGTCTTCCATACGGAGGCACACAACCCCAGCCCGGTCACTGCCATTGCGTCCACCTGGAACAGCGTTGTGTCCTCGG GCGGAGACTTGACAGTGAAGGTGTGGCGGGTCTTCCCGTATGCTGAGGAGAGCCTGAGCCTGCTGCGCAGCTTCTCCTGCTGCCACCCAGCCGTGGTGCTCTGTGCACTTGGGCAGCGCATCACTGTGGGCTTTGAGGACCCGGACAGCGCCACCTATGGTTTGGTGCAGTTTGGCCTGGGCAACAGCCCACGCTATGATCACCGGCCCCAGGATGACCCCATGGACCACATCACCG GCCTGTGCTGCTGCCCCACACTCAAGCTGTATGCCTGCTCCAGCCTGGACTGCACCATCCGCATCTGGACAGCAGAGAACCGCCTGCTGCG GCTCCTGCAGCTGAATGGCGCCCCACAGGCCTTGACCTTCTGTAGCAACAGTGGGGACCTGGTGCTGGCGCTGGGCTCCCGCCTCTGCCTGGTATCCCACATGCTCTACCTGCCCACATCCTACCTGGTTAAG AAGCTGTGCCGGAAGGCCCCTGATGTGGTAGATGACCCCCCACTGCCGCTGACAGGCCAGGAGTCGCTGACCTCAGCCCAGCTGCAGCAGCTCGCCAACCTGCATAGGGCGGCCAGTGTTAG CACGGCGTTGTCTTTCATCCATCACCAGACAGCAGCACCTCAGCAGCCAGTGttggaggag GACTTTGAAGCTCTAGTTTCCCGGGACCGAGACCTTCGGCAGCTGAGACTGGGGCTGGTGGTCCCAGTGGCCCGGCCCCTACCATCCTGGCAGCAGCGCCAAGAGGCCTTTGATAACTACCTGCGTCTGATTTACGGCCCTGTCCTGCTG GGCATTCATTCTGAAAGAGAGTCCCAAGAGTGCAGCATCGTGACCCTTGCAATGGAGAGAGAGACCTGCGATGTGTGCACCCTGCCCAGAGTTGTCCCCAGTCTTGGGCAGGCTGGGGTCTGCACTGACACCCCAACAGCCTTGCCCCCACAGGGCCTAGGGGCCCTGGGCCGGGGCTTTGCACGCCCTCCCCGAATCACCTTGCCCATACCACCCATCCTCCGGAGGGTGCACAGCATGGCATCCCAG CTGCTGGCCCGCTCCTCCCTGAGCTGTGAGCTGGGCCTCAGTCTGGACCGGCAACTGCAGTCAGAGCAGTTCCACCCGGAGAAGCCTATGGCCTTGGACCCATCCTCCTCCCACCTGCAGAACAGG ATCCCCCTGCTTCAGAAGAGGCGGCCCAGGGAGCTTCTCTCCAACCTTGGGGGCTTCTTTCCTGCCACCATTCAGTCCTACAAG TACTTGCCAAGGCCGATCCGCTTCCCTGGCTGCGTGCCCAACTCTGCGGTGCTGCAGCGGATGTGGCTGCCCTGGGAGGTTGGCCGCCTTGGAGCCCTGGCCCAGCTCACCAGCCGCCACCGCAGACCTAAG CCACGCCCAAGCCTGGACAGCCTGTGGCAGCCATGGGTCATTAGACGACGCCATGCCAAGGAGCACCAGAAGCAGATCCAGtggttggaggaggaggaggaggaggaggaggagcagcaggatCTGGATCTGGACTGGGCCTCAGATTCCCTGAGCCCACATGGGGAGCTCTCTGAGTCAGAGGAGCCAGAGGCTCAG AGCTCAGAGGACTTGACCCCGAAGCCCACGAGCTCCCAGGACACTGCTGCCGGGACCGAGACCTACTATGGGCATTCGTTCTGGGAAGAGCGCTACGGGCATCTGCCCAGCTTCCTGCATTTTTTTGTCTCCCAGAACTGGTTCAAAAAGCTGTTCCCCATCTTCACCCTGGAG GCGTACCCTGAGGTGGGCACGGTGGAGGGCCTGGCCTCTCTGCTCACTGACCTGCTGAAAGAGGCCTCCTGGGCGGACCGTGTGTACATCCTGCAGGCACTGCTGAGGCTGCTGCCTGATATGAGCAAAGACCTCTGTAGCCGGCTGCAGGGCATCCTCCTGCGCTTGCTCAACCTGGACCAGCCCCCCAGCTTCGAG GACAGGACACAGAAGCACTTTGTGATGCTGGCACTGCAGGTGCTCATGGCCTGCTCCATGGAGTCCCGCGAGGCGGTGCTGGAACTCATGTCCTTCTTCCTCTACTCACCAGCCTCCTGCCA GCCTGAGCTCAAGAAGCTGCTGGATGCGCTAGGCCTCCAGGACCCACAGGGCTTCCTGTTTAAGGACATGATGACCTGGGTCCACAGCCAGGACCTCGACTCCAAGGCCACACTGCGCAAATGCTgctgccagaagctggaggaaaTGATCCAGCAGCTACAG ATGGAAATCCTGCAGCTGTCTGAGATGCCATCCAAGATCTCTGAGACCTCAgcacttccctctcctcccaaGGAGGGCCTATCACAGATTTCGATGGTCTCTGGGATGCCCATTCACATCTCTGTGACACCCTCTGTTCAATCCCGGATGTCCTCACTGGTGGTCTCGCCTGGGGAGCCAAACTTGGCCACCCCAGAGGGCCAGGCTCAGCAGATGCTCTCACAGCTACGTGTTTGTCCGACGAGACGCAGGATCTCTGAGATACTGCCACACTTCTCCTTGCCTGGGGTCCACTTGCACTCCTTGGCACTGGCCACACTGCCCAATGAGCCACTGCCACTGGAGCAGACACGGTGGTCACAGGTGCACATGCTGGACCTGGAGACAATCGATGCGCTCAACTTCTTCTGCAAGCAGCAGGCACGGCAGCAGAGCTCCCTGCCTGAGACCAAGAGCCTGCGCCCGAGTGCACAGTTGAGCCTGTACCCACAGGTGCCCAACACAGTGGTGCCACAGCCCCGGGATCAGCG GCACTACCCCTTCTTCCGGCTTCAGGAGGGCAAGGTCCAGGGGTCTCCAATGAGACTGAAGG GCCAGATGGTTTCCAGGCTCTGGGCAGGCCGCACCCTTGACGGCCCCATCCGGATGCTGAAGCTGCCACTGCCACGGGTGGAACTGCAGCCTTTccccccaggctggcccagacCTGCCCGTCCGCTGCCCCCACTGCTCCTGCAGCCCACCCTGCAGCGATACTTTCTGCCAGACAACACGGACCCTGGCAGCTACAGCTGA
- the WDR97 gene encoding WD repeat-containing protein 97 isoform X1, with protein MDVFGASNRYAGEGDNPILDQDLDDPDGYEEPDPGLLEEKNESFSEALPRLFINPLRWQNLTLRARARQLWLLLRIGLHDVVEKEKRAELSVARLTHGLEPLRRLEVAAGLCSVAQDPVGRRFVALDRAGWLHLHREDGWAREKLLAPVALTGLVAVLGPLGTVGRFVGWGPAGLAILRPDLSLLWLSQPGGLHRAPGREPICCLPVPDLGLLLVAEAGDSLALWKFRSGGRRLVQHRSPLQLPPSPMGALTRLALGPLPPDDVLCCFAACGSAVLTFNLHTWALIDVQRDLHKTTISDLAYCAAAEVMVTASWDSTVKVWESDWQIRMVFVGHTGPVTAIAVLPNTFLVLSASQDRTLRTWDLQAAAQVGEVALCCWVQDMRFRRVNRLLAPAGPGWPVLSLRESSLELWRLRELYSPLAQLSAPVLHLQMAPPLPAPPHPPLPARLVCACADGAVYLVSVATGRTVSALLLEPNDCAAAVAYCLPREQLWLLTRAGHLVCANAARCPMRVLHRVCPPPPPARRPCCLHLYSHLIDPSSAFAIWEIVRQRGGELCRSDMAWAWKDKNRYLPVVGYTDGTLSVLEWRSSNPVFHTEAHNPSPVTAIASTWNSVVSSGGDLTVKVWRVFPYAEESLSLLRSFSCCHPAVVLCALGQRITVGFEDPDSATYGLVQFGLGNSPRYDHRPQDDPMDHITGLCCCPTLKLYACSSLDCTIRIWTAENRLLRLLQLNGAPQALTFCSNSGDLVLALGSRLCLVSHMLYLPTSYLVKKLCRKAPDVVDDPPLPLTGQESLTSAQLQQLANLHRAASVSTALSFIHHQTAAPQQPVLEEDFEALVSRDRDLRQLRLGLVVPVARPLPSWQQRQEAFDNYLRLIYGPVLLGIHSERESQECSIVTLAMERETCDVCTLPRVVPSLGQAGVCTDTPTALPPQGLGALGRGFARPPRITLPIPPILRRVHSMASQVRPPTPHPHLVPSVPHTMTPPPMPQLLARSSLSCELGLSLDRQLQSEQFHPEKPMALDPSSSHLQNRIPLLQKRRPRELLSNLGGFFPATIQSYKYLPRPIRFPGCVPNSAVLQRMWLPWEVGRLGALAQLTSRHRRPKPRPSLDSLWQPWVIRRRHAKEHQKQIQWLEEEEEEEEEQQDLDLDWASDSLSPHGELSESEEPEAQSSEDLTPKPTSSQDTAAGTETYYGHSFWEERYGHLPSFLHFFVSQNWFKKLFPIFTLEAYPEVGTVEGLASLLTDLLKEASWADRVYILQALLRLLPDMSKDLCSRLQGILLRLLNLDQPPSFEDRTQKHFVMLALQVLMACSMESREAVLELMSFFLYSPASCQPELKKLLDALGLQDPQGFLFKDMMTWVHSQDLDSKATLRKCCCQKLEEMIQQLQMEILQLSEMPSKISETSALPSPPKEGLSQISMVSGMPIHISVTPSVQSRMSSLVVSPGEPNLATPEGQAQQMLSQLRVCPTRRRISEILPHFSLPGVHLHSLALATLPNEPLPLEQTRWSQVHMLDLETIDALNFFCKQQARQQSSLPETKSLRPSAQLSLYPQVPNTVVPQPRDQRHYPFFRLQEGKVQGSPMRLKGQMVSRLWAGRTLDGPIRMLKLPLPRVELQPFPPGWPRPARPLPPLLLQPTLQRYFLPDNTDPGSYS; from the exons ATGGATGTGTTCGGTGCAAGCAACCGCTATGCAGGAGAAGGCGACAACCCGATTCTGGACCAGGACCTGGATGATCCTGACGGCTATGAAGAACCGGACCCGGGGCtgcttgaggaaaaaaatg AGTCGTTCTCAGAGGCGCTTCCGCGGCTTTTTATCAACCCCTTGCGGTGGCAAAACCTGACCCTGCGAGCCCGTGCCCGCCAGTTGTGGCTGCTCCTACGTATAGGCCTCCATGACGTCGTGGAAAAG GAAAAGAGAGCCGAGCTGAGTGTGGCGCGCTTGACGCACGGGCTGGAGCCGCTGCGCCGCCTGGAGGTGGCAGCTGGGCTGTGCTCAGTGGCTCAGGACCCGGTGGGCAGACGCTTCGTGGCACTGGATCGCGCAGGCTGGCTGCACCTGCATAGAGAGGACGGCTGGGCCCGCGAGAAGCTACTGGCCCCCGTCGCGCTCACAGGGCTGGTGGCAGTGCTGGGCCCACTGGGCACCGTGGGCCGCTTTGTGGGCTGGGGCCCCGCGGGGCTGGCCATACTCAGGCCGGACCTCAGCTTGCTGTGGCTGAGCCAGCCAGGAGGGTTGCACAGGGCACCAGGCCGCGAACCCATCTGCTGTCTGCCGGTGCCGGACCTGGGCCTGCTGCTAGTGGCGGAGGCAGGCGACAGCCTGGCGCTCTGGAAGTTTCGTTCAGGAGGTCGCCGCCTGGTGCAGCACAGGTCACCTCTGCAGCTACCGCCAAGCCCCATGGGTGCCCTTACGCGTCTAGCTCTGGGGCCCCTGCCTCCCGACGACGTCTTGTGCTGCTTTGCGGCCTGCGGCTCCGCCGTGCTCACCTTCAATCTGCATACCTGGGCTCTCATAGATGTGCAACGGGATCTGCACAAAAC caCCATCTCCGACCTGGCGTACTGTGCAGCGGCAGAGGTTATGGTGACGGCTTCCTGGGACAGCACTGTGAAGGTGTGGGAGTCTGACTGGCAGATCCGGATGGTGTTTGTGGGCCACACAG GCCCGGTGACAGCTATAGCCGTGCTCCCGAACACGTTCCTGGTGCTGTCGGCCTCGCAGGACCGGACGCTGCGCACGTGGGACCTGCAGGCTGCGGCACAGGTGGGCGAGGTAGCGCTGTGTTGCTGGGTCCAGGACATGCGGTTCCGGCGCGTGAACCGCCTGCTGGCGCCCGCCGGCCCCGGCTGGCCGGTGCTCTCCTTGCGCGAGAGCAGCTTGGAGCTGTGGCGCCTGCGCGAACTCTACTCACCCTTGGCGCAGCTGTCTGCGCCGGTGCTCCACCTGCAGATGGCGCCGCCGCTACCGGCGCCTCCGCACCCACCGCTGCCCGCGCGCCTCGTGTGCGCGTGCGCCGACGGCGCGGTCTACCTGGTGTCAGTCGCGACCGGGCGCACCGTGAGCGCTCTGCTGCTCGAGCCCAACGACTGCGCGGCCGCCGTGGCCTACTGCTTGCCGCGGGAACAGCTGTGGCTGCTGACCCGCGCCGGACACTTGGTGTGCGCCAACGCGGCGCGCTGCCCCATGCGCGTGCTGCACCGCGTGTGCCCTCCACCGCCCCCGGCGCGCAGGCCCTGCTGCCTGCACCTCTACAGCCACCTCATAGACCCCAGTAGTGCATTTGCCATATGGGAGATCGTGCGCCAGCGCGGGGGCGAGCTGTGCCGAAGCGACATGGCCTGGGCCTGGAAGGACAAGAACCG GTACCTGCCCGTGGTGGGGTACACGGATGGCACGCTGTCGGTGCTCGAGTGGCGCTCGTCAAACCCTGTCTTCCATACGGAGGCACACAACCCCAGCCCGGTCACTGCCATTGCGTCCACCTGGAACAGCGTTGTGTCCTCGG GCGGAGACTTGACAGTGAAGGTGTGGCGGGTCTTCCCGTATGCTGAGGAGAGCCTGAGCCTGCTGCGCAGCTTCTCCTGCTGCCACCCAGCCGTGGTGCTCTGTGCACTTGGGCAGCGCATCACTGTGGGCTTTGAGGACCCGGACAGCGCCACCTATGGTTTGGTGCAGTTTGGCCTGGGCAACAGCCCACGCTATGATCACCGGCCCCAGGATGACCCCATGGACCACATCACCG GCCTGTGCTGCTGCCCCACACTCAAGCTGTATGCCTGCTCCAGCCTGGACTGCACCATCCGCATCTGGACAGCAGAGAACCGCCTGCTGCG GCTCCTGCAGCTGAATGGCGCCCCACAGGCCTTGACCTTCTGTAGCAACAGTGGGGACCTGGTGCTGGCGCTGGGCTCCCGCCTCTGCCTGGTATCCCACATGCTCTACCTGCCCACATCCTACCTGGTTAAG AAGCTGTGCCGGAAGGCCCCTGATGTGGTAGATGACCCCCCACTGCCGCTGACAGGCCAGGAGTCGCTGACCTCAGCCCAGCTGCAGCAGCTCGCCAACCTGCATAGGGCGGCCAGTGTTAG CACGGCGTTGTCTTTCATCCATCACCAGACAGCAGCACCTCAGCAGCCAGTGttggaggag GACTTTGAAGCTCTAGTTTCCCGGGACCGAGACCTTCGGCAGCTGAGACTGGGGCTGGTGGTCCCAGTGGCCCGGCCCCTACCATCCTGGCAGCAGCGCCAAGAGGCCTTTGATAACTACCTGCGTCTGATTTACGGCCCTGTCCTGCTG GGCATTCATTCTGAAAGAGAGTCCCAAGAGTGCAGCATCGTGACCCTTGCAATGGAGAGAGAGACCTGCGATGTGTGCACCCTGCCCAGAGTTGTCCCCAGTCTTGGGCAGGCTGGGGTCTGCACTGACACCCCAACAGCCTTGCCCCCACAGGGCCTAGGGGCCCTGGGCCGGGGCTTTGCACGCCCTCCCCGAATCACCTTGCCCATACCACCCATCCTCCGGAGGGTGCACAGCATGGCATCCCAGGTGAggcctcccacccctcaccctcacCTTGTGCCCTCTGTCCCTCACACTATGACTCCTCCTCCCATGCCCCAGCTGCTGGCCCGCTCCTCCCTGAGCTGTGAGCTGGGCCTCAGTCTGGACCGGCAACTGCAGTCAGAGCAGTTCCACCCGGAGAAGCCTATGGCCTTGGACCCATCCTCCTCCCACCTGCAGAACAGG ATCCCCCTGCTTCAGAAGAGGCGGCCCAGGGAGCTTCTCTCCAACCTTGGGGGCTTCTTTCCTGCCACCATTCAGTCCTACAAG TACTTGCCAAGGCCGATCCGCTTCCCTGGCTGCGTGCCCAACTCTGCGGTGCTGCAGCGGATGTGGCTGCCCTGGGAGGTTGGCCGCCTTGGAGCCCTGGCCCAGCTCACCAGCCGCCACCGCAGACCTAAG CCACGCCCAAGCCTGGACAGCCTGTGGCAGCCATGGGTCATTAGACGACGCCATGCCAAGGAGCACCAGAAGCAGATCCAGtggttggaggaggaggaggaggaggaggaggagcagcaggatCTGGATCTGGACTGGGCCTCAGATTCCCTGAGCCCACATGGGGAGCTCTCTGAGTCAGAGGAGCCAGAGGCTCAG AGCTCAGAGGACTTGACCCCGAAGCCCACGAGCTCCCAGGACACTGCTGCCGGGACCGAGACCTACTATGGGCATTCGTTCTGGGAAGAGCGCTACGGGCATCTGCCCAGCTTCCTGCATTTTTTTGTCTCCCAGAACTGGTTCAAAAAGCTGTTCCCCATCTTCACCCTGGAG GCGTACCCTGAGGTGGGCACGGTGGAGGGCCTGGCCTCTCTGCTCACTGACCTGCTGAAAGAGGCCTCCTGGGCGGACCGTGTGTACATCCTGCAGGCACTGCTGAGGCTGCTGCCTGATATGAGCAAAGACCTCTGTAGCCGGCTGCAGGGCATCCTCCTGCGCTTGCTCAACCTGGACCAGCCCCCCAGCTTCGAG GACAGGACACAGAAGCACTTTGTGATGCTGGCACTGCAGGTGCTCATGGCCTGCTCCATGGAGTCCCGCGAGGCGGTGCTGGAACTCATGTCCTTCTTCCTCTACTCACCAGCCTCCTGCCA GCCTGAGCTCAAGAAGCTGCTGGATGCGCTAGGCCTCCAGGACCCACAGGGCTTCCTGTTTAAGGACATGATGACCTGGGTCCACAGCCAGGACCTCGACTCCAAGGCCACACTGCGCAAATGCTgctgccagaagctggaggaaaTGATCCAGCAGCTACAG ATGGAAATCCTGCAGCTGTCTGAGATGCCATCCAAGATCTCTGAGACCTCAgcacttccctctcctcccaaGGAGGGCCTATCACAGATTTCGATGGTCTCTGGGATGCCCATTCACATCTCTGTGACACCCTCTGTTCAATCCCGGATGTCCTCACTGGTGGTCTCGCCTGGGGAGCCAAACTTGGCCACCCCAGAGGGCCAGGCTCAGCAGATGCTCTCACAGCTACGTGTTTGTCCGACGAGACGCAGGATCTCTGAGATACTGCCACACTTCTCCTTGCCTGGGGTCCACTTGCACTCCTTGGCACTGGCCACACTGCCCAATGAGCCACTGCCACTGGAGCAGACACGGTGGTCACAGGTGCACATGCTGGACCTGGAGACAATCGATGCGCTCAACTTCTTCTGCAAGCAGCAGGCACGGCAGCAGAGCTCCCTGCCTGAGACCAAGAGCCTGCGCCCGAGTGCACAGTTGAGCCTGTACCCACAGGTGCCCAACACAGTGGTGCCACAGCCCCGGGATCAGCG GCACTACCCCTTCTTCCGGCTTCAGGAGGGCAAGGTCCAGGGGTCTCCAATGAGACTGAAGG GCCAGATGGTTTCCAGGCTCTGGGCAGGCCGCACCCTTGACGGCCCCATCCGGATGCTGAAGCTGCCACTGCCACGGGTGGAACTGCAGCCTTTccccccaggctggcccagacCTGCCCGTCCGCTGCCCCCACTGCTCCTGCAGCCCACCCTGCAGCGATACTTTCTGCCAGACAACACGGACCCTGGCAGCTACAGCTGA
- the HGH1 gene encoding protein HGH1 homolog: protein MGEAGAATRSLAGGVAAAGSPMPEADPEAEAAKLLPFLAPGARADLQTAAARHVLALTGSGPGRTLLAGQEALLRALVELAAAPAPAPAPARDAARALVNLAADPGLHEPLLAAEPRLPARLLGRALDPQWPWAEEAAAVLANLSREPAPCAALMAALAAAEPEESGLERLVRALCTPGYNGHAPLHYLGPVLSNLSQRPAARAFLLDPDRCVVQRLLPLTQYPDSSVRRGGVVGTLRNCCFEHRHHEWLLGPEVDVLPHLLLPLAGPEDFSEEEMERLPVDLQYLPPDKQREPDPDIRKMLIEAIMLLTATAPGRQQVRDQGAYLILRELHTWEPEPDVRATCEKLIQVLIGDEPERGMENLLEVQVPEDVEEQLQQLDRQEQEQCVREQQERELSPEPQAEGAAPT, encoded by the exons ATGGGGGAGGCCGGGGCGGCCACGAGGTCTTTGGCTGGTGGCGTCGCAGCTGCAGGGTCGCCGATGCCGGAGGCTGACCCCGAGGCGGAGGCGGCGAAGCTGCTGCCCTTCTTGGCGCCCGGGGCGCGGGCGGACCTGCAGACGGCGGCGGCGCGGCACGTGCTGGCGCTGACCGGCTCCGGGCCAGGCCGCACGCTACTGGCCGGCCAGGAGGCGCTACTGCGGGCGCTGGTCGAGCTGGctgcggccccggccccggccccggccccggcccgcgACGCCGCCCGCGCGCTCGTCAACCTGGCCGCGGACCCCGGCCTGCACGAGCCGCTGCTGGCGGCCGAGCCCCGGCTGCCTGCCCGTCTGCTGGGCCGCGCGTTGGATCCACAGTGGCCCTGGGCTGAGGAGGCGGCCGCGGTGCTGGCCAACCTCAGCCGCGAGCCGGCACCGTGTGCTGCGCTCATGGCGGCGCTGGCGGCCGCAGAGCCGGAGGAGTCAGGCCTGGAGCGGCTGGTGCGCGCGCTGTGCACTCCCGGCTACAACGGCCATGCGCCCCTGCATTACCTGGGGCCAGTGCTCTCCAACCTCAGCCAGCGTCCTGCAGCGCGCGCCTTCTTGCTGGACCCCGACAG GTGCGTGGTCCAGCGGCTGCTTCCCCTTACTCAATACCCAGATTCCTCGGTGCGCAGGGGCGGGGTGGTGGGGACGCTGCGAAACTGCTGCTTCGAGCACC GACACCACGAGTGGTTGCTTGGGCCTGAGGTGGACGTTCTTCCTCACTTACTACTGCCCCTGGCTGGGCCTGAGGACTTCTCTGAGGAGGAGATGGAGC GGCTGCCTGTTGACCTGCAGTACCTGCCGCCAGACAAGCAGCGAGAGCCTGATCCTGACATCCGCAAGATGCTCATTGAGGCCATCATGCTG ctgacagccacgGCACCTGGTCGACAGCAGGTGAGGGACCAGGGAGCCTACCTGATCCTGCGTGAGCTGCACACCTGGGAACCAGAGCCTGATGTCCGAGCGACTTGTGAGAAACTCATCCAG GTGCTTATTGGAGATGAGCCAGAGCGTGGCATGGAAAACCTGCTGGAGGTGCAGGTGCCTGAGGATGTGgaggagcagctgcagcagctcGACCGCCAGGAACAGGAGCAGTGCGTGCGGGAGCAGCAGGAGCGGGAGCTGTCTCCGGAGCCACAGGCAGAGGGGGCTGCACCCACCTGA